The DNA region TCACACAAAaacattatgaaataaatatttaaatagctGTATAATCTTAATCATAATTACAGGAAACACATGTTGATTATCATgggtacatatttttataatcagaaaaatcattgatattattacagcaatttaaatatatcaatttaaaaaatccaacttttcttaataaataacataaataaactaaagactattagttaaaatatttaactatggAATATTTActcaacaattattaaaaggttaTATTAGATAATTGTTTGTTGAGCCACAGTTAAACAgtccatttaaattatatcacaTTTATACGGAAATACGCTTGTactcatttttaataaaatgtaaaattttcgCCCTgctattattacaaaaaaataaatatctcacTCAATACAAATACCGATACAGGTTACAATATGAAGTGTGAAATTGCAAAAagactatataaaatattgatcatTATCTATGGTGTCGTCAACTGGCGCGAAATCGATATTTCTTTTTCTGCATTATGACATGCGCTATGTTTGGAAGGGTTCTGaatattaactattatattatattagctgCTCCCGCGAAATTTGTTTCGccttcatatattttgtttacttagTAGCTATGTACCAACATATGAAACATTTTGCTAGCTACCCCATAGAGATCGTAAGTGtacttttttatctatatgaataaagatattttgagtttgagtctCCGCTTTTCCAGAAGAAAAACACCTAAGtactatataaaacaattttgttaatatttggtATTTGTTACCACATACCtactttcaaattaatttttatttcatacattacaaacatttattgaCATTGTCCTAAATTagacttaattatttattgtaattctttGAGAACTGTTTAATAGGCTTTTCcgtggattttttttcttcttcgaAACCTTCCTCGGAGtacaaggaataaataaaaaatgactcGAACTTTTTCAGCCGTTTTGAGCTTAGCTTatgatgtttaattaatatttatttataatgcgATGAATCTAAAACGGTTCTTCAAAATACgaaatacgtatttttatcACATAATAAAACTACTCATGCAATGTTATTCTTTTAGCTAGAGGgctcaataattataaaaatgtactagaaacataatgtaatgtaatgatcGTAGGAACATAGGTACTTACATATTAAAAGTGCTTAGATTTCCTTGcgtaaagtaatatttaagcATGGTCCCAGAAAGTTGCATTCAATTAAGCTGAATATCGTTAGACCAGTTGACAAAACCATTTATTTGTGcttcaacgaacattaatTGACGCCGCAGCGCACGGTCACTTACGAATTATTCTACAATAATACTTTCTATGTTATCgctataaatactaaattggactatattacaaaaagaaaAGCACTAGCAGAGATCTCGTGTTGCCTAACTAGCCGGTGCTTAGCAAGATATGTTAGGTacagttttaacaaaaatacagcATATTTTAGCTCCATCTCATTGATGGCAAGTGGCAGTTGACAATTCTATGAATGCGCATCGGAACAATAAGGGCGCGCTACATTTTCATAACTAGGATTTGTGTAAACCAAATGTTGAGGCAAATGTCCCACTTTGGAGTATTGTTACGTGCCATCAATGATTTCTGGAAGTTTCTACGTAGTCTcactaaaatacaatactagcTTAGGCACCtacattttttaactttacttaattattattatttaacctaAGTCCGCCACGTTAGAGTCCTTTcaacacaaataaaatgtgAACATTTCAACACTTACCCTCTAAAGGGAACAATCTAGGTTAATTAGTACTGTACACTCGTATATTTACAGCCTTATTCAAGtagtattaaaaagattttattaatatgtttaaaacttaaatagtGCGAAAAATAGATATTCATTTAGCCGCGTCTACAACAcgtaaatcttatttatatggaaaataaaGTTTGTACCAAAAGGCCTCAACGTTAAGCGTCTGATAACACTTTAAATCGCGTAGGACcggtattatatatacatacatattattttgaataaaataagatcACTATTCAAATCACTAATCGCCTTTAGACATCTatagatataatttagtttggcgatataacaatagaaaaatctGCATGAGCATGCGTTTTGGCCTGTGCAGcatattaaaatctattgacttataatgtaaaaaataaaactatttaaaaaaccaaACAAAGAACGACATTCAAAACCATCTAGAAATTGCCACTCCTAAATCgtacaagttaaaaaaattcgtCAGCAACATGAATCGCGAAATTCTTGTATAGGGCccaaaaatttacttattgaGTAAAGCGATGTACAACTTAAATTCTCTCTTAAATCCGAGCAAACACAATAACTAAGGAAAACAGCAGAAAAtctataagatttttataggcaatatttattatttagagaCAAGTTTCACTTCTAATTGCTTAACATAAAGCACACATTAGTAGCATCTATATCATACAGAATTCATATTCAGTAAAGAATTTTACAGctggaatattttaatttttaaaaggggAATATAACCGTCCCTGGCAAGTCTAAAAGACGCCTACATAAGTCGGCTAGACGCCCACTCTGTCATTTTATACAGCATTGATAACAATAAGCATTTTTCGCTTTTACCACCCCATATCTTTAACTCTTTTCGAGGTCAACGCTTTCAAGGTCTACAATAATTTCTGCGTTAATATGGCTAACaacaagaaataataataactgacTTTTTCAGGAACCTTCGCGTTTATTTAAGCTGATTTACGGAttacaatagaaataaataaatataaaaaattacgcaATCGAGTCCATTTAAATTGAGAcctaataaaactaataataatttttaagaaaaattagaTTATTAGTTTAAGTAGGTACCTTTGTGTTCATTACTTCTTTCTTGATAGActacaatgttattttttgcATGAATTGCCTACGTTGACGACAGTACGCGATGCCTCGGTATTTGGAATGAATCTGAATCACGTATAAAGATGATATGCAGGTTAAGGTTTTTACATCGTAACGTTATATTCtagaatatgaatatttataaaaattaactcgTTTTCAAGGCTATTCAAATGAAATGGTACAACTAAACAATGAtactatatttctttaaaatattcggcatcttaatttgaaattattatttatttgctctAAGTGACGGTCACTGTTAAGTTTCTGAAGGACCAGATGTACCGTTTATACATATCTGTATCGGTAACATCTGCTCGCTTTTGAAATAGAGAGACACCCAACCATTTGTCCTATTGGCTTTACAACAATGGCTATGGGAAAGTCATATCAACTACCTACTACATTATCAGACTACCAAAGATAGTCACGTACTATTCGCCGGTCGTGGGagagagttctgattgcaatTTGGTATTGCCATTGCAAAAAACCTTTGTTCTACCCGATGACGTCACTCGCTGACGCGTACCGAGTTTTGAAACACCTACGCAAATACCTATCACGAGATTTTAGCtgcatgtaaataattgttcgGTTAACTTGATCAACGTCTTTAGGTTACTTGATAAAAATAGTCGACTGATTTAACCATCAGTTCTACTAATTACCTGAAAACCTAGTATACATATAAactaagttaattaaataaaatatatttaaaaaaatggattcAGTTTTAATTTCTGATTATGTTTTCGTATGATGAACCGTTCTTAGTTTTGtatattctattacaattaggTTACAATTCCAATCCTCTCGTAATAATTTTGCAATCAAATGAAAATCGATAATTTgctttttcattataatttagtaatcCCACATAATTGTACATGGGCGACAAAAACTGATAagatatgtatttattgtatcaaCGATTGATTAGATTTACAGCCTCTATTAAAATACACGACAGTAGTTTGCGATGAGTAAGCTTACAAAGTCACGGATACACTATATGTATGATTGTTGAGTCTACTGCAATCGTTCTATGACCATTATTTTAAGAGAATagacacacatatatataataggtgTATACCTCAGGTCGCATTTAATCATTATACTTCCAGTCTgggtatttaattttttttaattcataatacggctatattgttacataaaatgttagtataatactatataatgGAAAAACTaacaacttaataattaattgtttttgtaaggatattatatattcagtgAATACGAAAACTTTTCAATAGCCATGAAGCCACGTAATCGTTCTAACATCGTTTTTGCTGTTTCGTGTCTAggtcatattttgttttctctAGATATTTTACTTGTTTAAAGAAGTCATAGTTCAGAAATTACCCAACATATGTTGTGGTATCCATTTGAAAAcatgtgtaatatttatatatattgacatTGAGACTTTTACATGATGACCTACGGAAAACCTACGTAAAGTCTATCTATGTTAAAAAAACGGAAGCTGTGTTACCTAAGTTTGAAGTATTTTAATGGCAGATTCTTAACTGTATGTATCTGAACAAAGACTGGCGTCAATGTAGAATTCACTCACGTAAACCGCGATTCATTTACACAATGATAATATTAACTGCCCTCAGGTGTTTGTTCAGCGAAAGACACTCACAAATGTAGGTTGCTTCACTGATAACGATTATAActgaaagaaaaattatgagtTTGCatggaaattttattttagtgggCGCGAAacaaattagttaattattacgAGTAACCTTGCCAGTATTCAATGACAgtcttttatttcttgaaattcataaatattacctCCTAAAATATTCacttcaattataatataaacagaatTTCTCTCTCCCTAAATCTTATCGCGCAGGCAGGATAGTGTTCTATGagtcttaaattatttatacaaattgaaggaattaacattatattaagaCTACTGTATTGTTCTTTATATCTCTTATGATTGTGGACATGGGTAAgcccaataaaataataatgatgaaaCGTTTTCCTGATAGCAAATTGCACACAGCCTTGCAATAAAATTAGCAAATCATTCAAGTGACGCGATCGATTATATTCAAACTTCGGTAAGAATTAAGACGTATCTTAGACGGTATTTCCCAAGTCACATCTTTTTCCAATCCTCCCCCTTGTAGTCTTAAACGTGAATGTTCAGAAAATGTATGTCTTGTATCACTCCATTACTAATCAAACCGTAAAAAGTGTCTTCAATCAAACTTATCTACACCTATAATGTAGTTGACAATTAGTGACGTGtgataacaaacatatatatctttgTAGCTATCGTTCGCCTACACGGTGgcaaaaataacttaattcttATATACTTTAAAGATTTTAGCTTGTGgacaaaattttagttttcataCTTGAGCTTACTAGTCTCAGCAGGCCTATATAAGATTGATagcatatacatatttatatatagtaataaagtacataCGTAAAATGTAATGCATGCAAATCAGTTTACAATTGAATTGTGACGCAGTCTATCAAGgataaatactgttatttattgaactaattcaagattatgtattttaagacattaacCATGCCTAGGTCCTATCTGAATTGATTTATGTGAATAGAAAATAGGTAGCTTCCCACATCTATTCCCATATCCCATATTCCCATATCCAATACatgtaaaatacaaattatataattcttgATTGTTACTTCCATGCATACAACAGTATTAACAAAGTTTGTGTTATCAGAAAGTTTAAGTCTTATTTATGGTCCGACCTGAATGAGtcatagttttttaaaatatgtgttaatGGAAAAACACATGTGATGTTAAGATAGAAATACTTTGCCTTTTTCCTTAAAACcttaaaatagttaatttgttttatgtatttgctgtaaatttattatttataaaaataagttgtaCTGGAATTACTATTGAAGTTAGTTTGCATTAGTTATTGTGTTATGTCGCTCATTAAAGTTTAGTTGctcaaaattgatttattttgaatatataatatgtacacACCCTtgaaaactaatataaatgatGGATAACAggtaaagaataaaaaaacagtaagaAGCAGGACAAAGATAATGGTCTCATGTAGTTACTGAATAGACTCACATTCATCACTGAGTTTGCTTTGGTACCTTCCTAAATGCATTGATTGCCTCGGCGATCTGCCCTGAAGTTCAAACGCTGGCTGCTCTGCCAGCTTTAGCCGCTAGCTAGAGGGCTGCTGACTCTGGAGCCATTAAAGGTGACAAAGGGCCAGCTACACGCCGTCCATGTTCAATTTCAAAACGTAAATCCGGTGAAGTTCGTCGTACAGCAATTACATTATCTTCTGGTAAAAATGCTGCAACTAGAAGGGCACAAATTACCAGCAATGCACCTAATACAAAAGGTGGCCCTGGAACAATTCTAATGTACTTGTCATCATCAGGTCGGCCATCAATTCCTGCAAGGGCATGCTCTTCATTAAGATCTACATGAAACAAGTAGAATATCACTCCAAACATGGCGGGTCCCAGACCATTGCAGAGGCCTCTCACTCCTGTGACCATTCCTTGTACAACTCCTTGCCTATCAGCTCTACTGTTTACAGAAACATAGGCACTAATTGCTGGATATGTAAGTGATCCTAGTGCAGCTAATACTCCTGCAGCCCACATCATCCACGTGCGGCTACCAAACCCGTACCACATTAGTTGTAGCATCTCAAATAAGAGTCCAACCATTATTGTATGCTTTGCACCAAGTGATTTCATTAGGTATCCAAGTACCACTTGCACAGCAATACTGAGAACACCAACAATTGCAATAAATATTGCCACTTGCACAACACCAAATCCCATAACTAATttcaaatacacaaatatgcAAGAATACTGCCCAGCTTCAGGCAAGTACGATAGGAATACAGCTACGCACAACATCAGTACAGTGCGATCTGCGCCGACTTTCCTTAGAGCAGCAAATGGGTCAGCCTGCTCCCAGCTTATAGCAGGCCCCCAGCCACTTGGTCTAACTTTCTCAGGGAGACTCTCAGGAACTGCCACCATGATAAAAAAGACGTCCAGAACGGCGACTGCAGTTGCTGCTACGACGACAAGTGCCTCGCCATATAAGTCCATCAAATAAGCACCAAGTGCAGGTGATATTACCATACTCGCAGCAAAAGTAGCAGATACCAATCCATAGGCTCGTGAACGCTCATCTTCAGTTGTTACATCAGCAACATAAGCGAATACTATCGAAAAGGTTACTGCAAATACTCCACTTAAGCTGATCATGGCAAAGAACCACCAGGTATTTAACGTCATCAACGGAATTGGCGCACAAGTGAAGAAGACTGTTACTAGTAGGAAAAACTTCCGTCCCCACACGTCAGATAAAGCGCCAATTAGAGGAGCTGACAAAAAGGACAAAATTCCTTTGATACCCATGATAAGTCCATTCATTAGAAAAGTGTGATCCGGGAACGTCGCATTTAAGACTGATATTATCGGCATAGTCAACAATCCCCATGCGAAGAATTCCAAAAATATCACTACTAACGCATGGAACACCGAAGGCTCGCCGATTCCAGACATTGTCATAATCCCGTCTTTAACAACAGTTTTTCTATTTCGTATCACCATTTCTACTTCAGTTGTTGTAGTCTTTGTGGGCGTCATTTACGATTCCAGTAGATGTTAAACctatttatctacttattttaGAGACATATTGAAAACCTAATAACTACATCGAGGAAAACTTGAAGAAAACGAGTTAGATTAGCAACGTTAAAAAAACACTGAAAAATTCTAATCTAAAATGTCATTGTCAAATTATGAGAGGACAACTGTTCGATATTTTATtgccattatataaaatgttggatgttaatatttttaacgttaAAC from Pieris brassicae chromosome 2, ilPieBrab1.1, whole genome shotgun sequence includes:
- the LOC123717558 gene encoding hippocampus abundant transcript 1 protein, producing MTPTKTTTTEVEMVIRNRKTVVKDGIMTMSGIGEPSVFHALVVIFLEFFAWGLLTMPIISVLNATFPDHTFLMNGLIMGIKGILSFLSAPLIGALSDVWGRKFFLLVTVFFTCAPIPLMTLNTWWFFAMISLSGVFAVTFSIVFAYVADVTTEDERSRAYGLVSATFAASMVISPALGAYLMDLYGEALVVVAATAVAVLDVFFIMVAVPESLPEKVRPSGWGPAISWEQADPFAALRKVGADRTVLMLCVAVFLSYLPEAGQYSCIFVYLKLVMGFGVVQVAIFIAIVGVLSIAVQVVLGYLMKSLGAKHTIMVGLLFEMLQLMWYGFGSRTWMMWAAGVLAALGSLTYPAISAYVSVNSRADRQGVVQGMVTGVRGLCNGLGPAMFGVIFYLFHVDLNEEHALAGIDGRPDDDKYIRIVPGPPFVLGALLVICALLVAAFLPEDNVIAVRRTSPDLRFEIEHGRRVAGPLSPLMAPESAAL